A region from the Bacillus sp. Marseille-P3661 genome encodes:
- a CDS encoding genetic competence negative regulator: MRLERLNYNKIKIFLTFDDLTERGLTKEDLWHDSQKVHQLFRDMMNEANDELGFEADGPIAIEVYSLQAQGMVIIVTKDSIADDSDDEGFSDEYIEMQVTVDESDDIFYEFDSFEDVISLSTRLFPLGIHSGRLFSYQDRFYLEFQEFELNGHQIENIISILSEFGTPATITIHRVIEYGKMLMSESSIEQIHHFFITKKKI; encoded by the coding sequence ATGAGGCTAGAACGATTAAATTACAATAAAATAAAGATCTTTCTCACTTTTGACGACTTAACTGAACGTGGCTTAACTAAGGAAGATTTATGGCATGATAGTCAAAAGGTTCATCAACTTTTTCGAGATATGATGAACGAAGCAAATGATGAACTTGGTTTTGAAGCGGATGGACCGATTGCAATTGAGGTTTACTCTCTACAAGCACAAGGGATGGTTATAATTGTTACAAAAGACTCGATTGCAGATGACAGTGATGATGAAGGTTTCTCGGATGAATATATTGAAATGCAAGTAACTGTCGATGAAAGTGATGATATATTTTATGAATTTGACAGTTTTGAAGATGTTATTTCATTGAGTACAAGATTATTTCCATTAGGAATTCACTCAGGACGTTTATTCTCCTATCAAGATCGATTTTATTTAGAGTTTCAAGAATTTGAGTTGAATGGGCATCAAATAGAAAATATTATTTCTATACTATCTGAATTCGGAACACCTGCAACTATAACAATCCATCGAGTCATTGAATATGGAAAAATGCTAATGAGTGAAAGTTCCATTGAGCAAATACATCATTTCTTTATAACGAAGAAAAAAATATAA
- a CDS encoding D-alanine--D-alanine ligase family protein, producing MKIAVLYGGTSAEREVSLSSGKGIINALKKKGHEVIGIDFNPSRISELLTLDVDIVFIGLHGRFGEDGRIQGLLDMLNIPYVGSGVLGSALAMDKAKSKRIVEKEGIRVARDQTLSKRTFIQEEFTFELTFPVVVKPMREGSTIGLTVAHNREELTKGIEDAFKFDEDILIEEFISGKEVTVAVKGTVGQEKALPVIEIVPKNKYYDYESKYAPGMSDHIIPARVSSEVTEYLQNNAVLAHQSLGCKTYSRTDFIVPYDGSTPVFLEVNTLPGMTPTSLFPDAAREIGLSYEDMIEELINLTINE from the coding sequence ATGAAAATTGCAGTATTATATGGGGGAACTTCGGCAGAGCGCGAAGTATCGTTGTCATCTGGAAAAGGGATTATTAATGCTCTGAAAAAAAAGGGTCATGAAGTTATAGGTATAGATTTCAACCCGAGTAGGATAAGTGAGCTTTTAACATTAGATGTTGATATCGTGTTCATAGGCTTACATGGTCGTTTTGGAGAAGACGGTCGCATTCAAGGACTATTAGATATGCTTAACATTCCATATGTTGGCTCAGGCGTATTAGGTTCAGCGCTCGCTATGGATAAAGCGAAATCAAAAAGAATTGTTGAAAAAGAAGGAATTAGAGTTGCAAGAGATCAAACACTATCTAAAAGAACATTTATACAAGAAGAATTCACTTTCGAATTGACATTCCCAGTTGTCGTTAAGCCGATGAGAGAAGGATCTACAATTGGATTAACAGTTGCCCACAATAGAGAAGAGCTAACAAAAGGTATTGAAGATGCATTTAAATTTGACGAAGATATATTAATTGAAGAATTTATTAGTGGAAAAGAGGTTACAGTAGCTGTAAAAGGTACAGTTGGTCAAGAAAAGGCATTACCAGTTATTGAAATTGTACCGAAGAATAAATATTATGATTATGAGTCTAAATACGCACCAGGAATGAGTGATCACATTATCCCTGCTCGAGTTAGTAGCGAAGTTACAGAGTACTTGCAAAATAATGCTGTTTTAGCTCATCAATCATTAGGTTGTAAAACGTATTCGAGAACAGACTTTATAGTTCCTTATGATGGCAGCACTCCAGTATTTTTAGAGGTTAATACGTTACCAGGGATGACGCCAACAAGTTTATTTCCAGATGCAGCTCGTGAAATTGGATTATCTTATGAAGATATGATCGAAGAATTAATTAATTTAACAATAAACGAATAA